A window of Vigna unguiculata cultivar IT97K-499-35 chromosome 4, ASM411807v1, whole genome shotgun sequence contains these coding sequences:
- the LOC114180976 gene encoding stress-induced protein KIN2-like, translating into MDSQNASYNVGQAKGQAQEKASNMMDKASDVAHSAQDSMQQAGQQMQEKAQGAADSIKSALNSKNQ; encoded by the exons ATGGACTCCCAAAATGCAAGCTACAACGTTGGGCAAGCCAAGGGCCAGGCTCAG GAAAAGGCTAGCAACATGATGGACAAGGCCAGTGATGTTGCTCATTCTGCTCAAGACTCCATGCAACAG GCTGGGCAACAAATGCAGGAAAAGGCACAAGGAGCTGCTGATTCTATCAAGAGTGCTTTGAATTCAAAGAACCAATGA